In Microbacterium sp. No. 7, the genomic window GTGCGGGGGAGACCGGTGCGGGGCAGAAGCCCGGCGCGGCGCAGAAGGGGGCAAGCGAGGGTGAGCTTCGATCTGGCGGTGGTGGGGGCGGGCATCGTGGGGCTCGGGCACGCGGCGGCGGCGGTCGAGCGCGGGCTGCGGGTCGTCGTGGTCGAGCGGGCGACGGCGATCACGGGCGCGACGGTGCGCAACTTCGGGCACGTGGGCGTCGGCGCGCACGGCGGCGAGGCCGGCGAGCACGCGCAGCGCAGCCGCGAGCTGTGGCTGCGGCTCGCCGAACGCGCCGGGTTCTGGGTGCGCGAGGCGGGGGCGCTCATCGTCGCGCGGCACGAGGACGAGCTCGCCGTGCTGCACGAGTCGGGCGTCGAACCGCTGCTCGGCGCCGACGAGGTCGCCGCGCTCGCGCCCGTCGCGGGCGCCGTCGGCGGCGCCCTGCTCCCCCGCGACCTGCAGGTCGACCCGCGCGAGGCCGCGTCCGCGATCGCGGCGCACCTCGCCGAGCGGGGCGTGACGTTCCGCTGGCGCACGTCGGCGCTCGGCGCGGAGCCCGGCATCCTGCACACGTCGCGCGGCGAGATCCGGGCGGATGCCGTCGTCTTCGCCCTCGGCCACGACGTCGACCAGGTCTTCCCCGCGCTCGCG contains:
- a CDS encoding TIGR03364 family FAD-dependent oxidoreductase, with the translated sequence MSFDLAVVGAGIVGLGHAAAAVERGLRVVVVERATAITGATVRNFGHVGVGAHGGEAGEHAQRSRELWLRLAERAGFWVREAGALIVARHEDELAVLHESGVEPLLGADEVAALAPVAGAVGGALLPRDLQVDPREAASAIAAHLAERGVTFRWRTSALGAEPGILHTSRGEIRADAVVFALGHDVDQVFPALAEEHGVERCGLDMMLADGVGLDLPLLTGTSMLRYSAFASAPSTAAVRERYARDEPGLFAHDVNQMYTERPDGTLLIGDTHTLGTTIAPFQSEAAFELLDRLGAGLFGVPLRMRQRWQGVYAKAPHEFLRAAPADGVRVVSVATGSGMTCGLGLAESVVAELWDAKTT